The segment CACGTATTGAAGCAACCCTAAGCAGGTTGAGCGTaaaacttttctctctcctcttctccaaaCTTTCCTTATACCTCCACCTCAATtctttgtgggggggggggtgcaattTCCACCATGACCACTTGAGGGTGATGGAGTAGCATATGAATCACAGGGAAATAGCCATTACAGGAAGAACACACTTTACTGAGTTAACTGACAAAAATGATCTAAGATAATTAATCTGATTCTGCTAACAACTATAGCctccattaaaataaaaattcctaattgtgtgtttcacagtaaTTTGCGGTGATGTTTTTTACTGCTGAAGGTCCATGTGCAATATTATTTCAATACACTGTATATATCACACTTATAATTAGTCtgaatgacaataaagtttaCTTGACTTGCCAGAAAAACAGAACGGAACAGCGAAGAGTATTTTCAGTATCATTGGGACTGATAGTTCGACAATATACAATTCAACATATACAAAATAGTTAGtgattctgtttattttttcatgtttcatgtttttctgAAGAATGAAAGATGTGATGTGGAGCCGAAACATAATTGATCGATTAATTCCATTCATTTAAAGTAAGATTTAAACAAACAGACTTGTTTGAAGAACTACTTCTTTCTGCTACACATTGCATCTTTCCTTATCTTACAGAAATGTTGTGTAACGGCACTGAAAGTTATTTCAGATGCAAGACACCCAAAAGTGCTACCAAATCGACAGAGCAGCACCAGGCTGGAAGGCTTAAACGTGTCTAAACGTCATGGGACAAAATAACgcattagagtggtaaatattgtGAAAAATACGATTTATCTTTTATCTGACGATTTATCCTCCAATATTATCAAGAAGTACATGAGGTTATGGCTCagtaatggcatggcacacgAGGAGTTCAATGGATGGGTCCTGAATTAACAGTTTATGCGCTTAAATGTTACAAGTATCAACCAAACTTAATGTAAGGTGTAAACCAAATGGataagtacaactgtaaatagCAACTAAATCCAGAataaattccttgtatgtgaaaatgtacttggccaataaagatgattctgattctgaaataaTAACAATTGAATAAACAGGTTGGGTGTCAATTCAACCAAATACTTGAATGACCAAATAAACCTGATAAACCATGAATGGATCACATATAAAGAAATTCATCCCCACCTGAATGAGTgaattagaaaaaaacataagattgggagagaaaatggtgaaatgaagagagagaaagagtgaaagagagtaagatagtttgaggaagagcaagagagtTAGAGTAAAATATTTCGAGTTAgagggagagctagagagagagagagagagagagttagagttagagagagtTAAAGTAAGAGAGTTAGAGTTAAagagagttagcgttagcgagAGTTAGAAAGAGTTAGAGCTAAGAGAgaattagagggagagagagttagagagagttaAAGTAAGAGAGTTAGAGTTAAAGAGTTAGCGTTAGATAGAGTTAGAGCTAAGAGAGAATgacggtgggtgtccacggcacgcgttatcgtgctgctctcattgggatagaatggatgcgatttgctgcatactgAGGACAAAATCGTCTTTGCTGCCTGCAGAAAGTTgggcattctttaactttatgcacgatttgctgcatgctgagagccaatcagttcggcgtgtgtgtgatttggaggcCAATGTAGCtcataggggcgggagtaatcaaaaatatcgaaacaagatggcggagtctcgggactctgttactgggaaatattgtatgtgaataaaggttatctacaagactttttatatgtctaatcgactcggtttgttgtttatatgctacacgaatgctgtgaggtcaaacagaatattgtaggtcttgaacTGAAGCTCTGGACTATTACTattagcttgccgctaacactttaaccgaaaacccattggaaacaCATAGAGTGTGTCTACTACCGGACACTTGAGCACTTCgagcactgactttcagtgcttagggcgccacactgacaaaaccagcagaattcagtgcactgaaagtacccggatggcgcactgcaaaacgggcaaaaaatgcagtgtgaaacgatggacactactggCCCAAAACgtgcgccatcttggctacgtagcggaagaggaggagccctctcgccagcttttcattttatttctaaaaCAATGGCGGACGAGATGGCTACGGTAGCACAAGAGGAACCTACAGACCGTACATGTAAGTATCAGCGGTAATTAAACATGGTACTGATATTAAAATGTACTACTAACATGCCATTCTCAGATTAAAGCCAGCGACATGAGTATTTGGTGGCgttaacgatgtatatgatgtaTACCGACTGTTAgcatacctagctagctaggtagcatTAGATGCCATTGGATCTGCATGGCAGTTATGataagctagctggctaatccaCCACCCGGTCCTCTTTGCGAGTCCGGTGAAGGTGCACTTTTATCGGACACTTTTAGCTTGACGAGCGGGGGCAGGTGGCGGGCTCCAGGCGCTTGTCAGTAATAAAATATTGTCATTGAGGTTTTGTagtcttttattgtgttttctgATTTATATTAGAATTGATGCTTGTTTGTAACAATAAttaatatgcctgtgtgttcaaTTGCTAAATGATTCCTGTATCAGGGTAAACTTAACTACAACAGAGATGTGTATAAAAGTACAGTCAGTCAAAGTAGGCCTATTACTGTGTGAATTCAAGCAGATGATGCCTATCATTTCAGTGGATAATTCTTAAAACTAATTGGAATCTAGggacaaacatatacagatttgtcatgttttatttcCATATGGCGTGTATGTGGATTGCAAAGAAGAAGGCTACTTCTGACAAAGATAATTGAGAATGTAGCATACCTAGCTAGGAGAATTTAATTGCAACTACTACATGAAGCTATGCTGTGAAGGTAAGGCAAAATCACAATTCAATTTACATACCATCTCGAGTGCAGCCAGAAGGCGGAGGTTCCTGCCGCGGGTGTGGAGGTATCGCAGTTTCCACatggggaggagaaaggggtaAACAAGGGACAAAAAGAGGGCaagcagtgcattcattttgtcaGTTTTAGTTTCGCGGGTATCGCGAGCAGATTTGCGTACGTCACTCCCGCCTTAATTTCGCGGGTGCCGTGAACAGATTTGCGTCCGTCACTTCCGCCAAGTCTTTCCTTCCCTTATTCATTAacttgtcaaaataaaagtccccgtATACAACGTGCGTCCGTCACTTCCGCCAAGTGGTTAACGTAAGTGTTCCATTTGATACAGCACTTATCAGCGATGAGTGCACTACAGATGTCAGTGCACTGTATgtcagtgcactgtattgcagtgtacttcgtaaagtgttcGGTAATAGACACGCCCATAgtcgctagctagttagctgctaaataagttacatataactagggtgaccagacgtcctcttttacccggacacgtcctcttttacccggacaaaaaagaggacgtaaacctagcatcaatgtccaagcgtgttatatagggtgaccatatttgagtttgtgaaaaaggaCATTTTGTAGCGGGGGAGGAGgcagggtaggctagtgtatagcatgctggaccccgcaacgaagtgtcctctttttcacaaactcaaatctggtcaccctacataacgttttcgtgatttaactggctgctATATGTGAATTAGatagaataaattaacaaaGTATGAATAAAATGAATCAGCCCATGACTGACTGCCGCAACATCAATCATTATTTTTTGGTGAGTGCACAAGCTAATGTGCtacattagcgcagcactgcacctgaacttgcttcttgaactttgctacagcaagtgatttttctgtccacgccccccaggcgactttacgcatgcgatttaacgcatgtaatttgtgccgtggacacccaccgtgAGTTGGAGCAAAAGGGTTAAGAGACCACATATCTTACAATGGTTGCTTAAATGCCATAATCTCAATTTCAATACATTTCCACCAACCAATCCAATGGTATTGTCCTGTGTCTTCATGCCATGTCCTTTGGCTCAAGTAAACCTTTTATTAAGTAAACCTCATTTTTACATTGTTTTCTGCCTTACACAGACAAATGGAACATGTTGCTGTTATGTGTGCTTCCGTCCACTAATTTGCAAGTCTGTCGCAACGTGACAGTTCACAGCATGACATGCACATCGAACTTCTAGACGAATTCATATGTAAGTGAAATACGGTGAAAAAACTGGAACTACTTGTGCAAATATCAACTGACGTTCTGAAGAACCCGTCACAATAGGACATTCAACTAAGCCGTCATAAGTTAACCATTAGCCGCTTGTATTACGTTGATATAGCGGCAACAGTGACTACCATGGCAACGTCGTGTGCCCCCCGCCCTGCAAGCAAATGGCACACACCTGACTGAGTGTATCCGTCTGTGCGCACTGTAGACCACAATCGGTTGGCTGCACCAGGGTGCGCTTGCAGGGTTCGAGGGGATAATGGCAAGGGTTCTTAACCACGCTAACCCGTCCAGTCCAAAGGAATCGCCACGTTATGGACAAAGAATGATATTCACAGGTAGGCCTATTCACCTATTGATATTTCCATCCATTCATTCGTCAAAcccataaactaaatgtatgcaTTGTATTCAAACCAAACTGTTATAAGTTTCACTGAActtgggaagaaaaaaaaacatttcgtTTGTTTCGTAGGTCCTGACGGAATAGGGGATTACCGGACAAAACAACACGACTCCCCGCGATTCATTGGAATTGGCCCGTTATCTCCCGAGAGCTCCGCAGACCTGGACTACCTGTTCCGAGCTGCTCCCGGCACCCTGCCGCCCTTGTCGAAGGACGGCTATGTTTGCGGTGTGGGCTGGGGACTTGAGTATAGCTTTGCCCTGAACGCAAGAACTCTGCTCAGTGATAACCAATTTAAGGTAGCCTACCCTATCACCCTATTTAGGCCACGGGAAAACATTAGATATGTACGTTACTTTGTCCTGACTAATTTGATTTAATGCCTCCATTAATGCCTCCACATCGTTTCACTATGATCTCCTGTGTCAAATGAACTAAGTAGGCTACTtatgtatacatatactgtCAAATTTGTTCTTTAAACTTATAGTAGTTTTTCCTTCTGTTAACTGCAAACACATATTAGGtatatttaattgtatattaTCCTAATGGGTTAAATGGTAGCGAAGTTTGCTGGCtggtttgtttatatttatatttatttatgactTGGGCTAAAttgagtgcgtgtgtaactAAAGAATATTCAAATTTGTTTTCCACAGCTCGGTGAATTTCGCACAGCAATGGAAGACAGAATAACTCACAGATATCAAAATCCATGGTAGGctggtacacaaacacacacacacacacacacacacacacacgcacacacacaaaaacacacacacacatccatccatccatacagatacacatgcttgcacacacatgcacacacacacacacacacacacacacacacacacaagctgtgtgACTCCGCAAACTAGTGTTTCCTGGCAGTATTCACTACCTGAGAGTGCTGATTGAGTGTCACCGTGGTGACCACTGCTGCACCCCTGCTGTGGCTATCTGTTTCTACATCCATTATTCACTTCCTGCCTGACTCCCACACAGGTTTGAGCCGCCCCACTTTCTGGACAGGCAACCCGCAGGCGCCCGAGGCTGGATGGCGTGGTGGACCCAGTAGGAAAACCCGAGAGTTCCTGTTGTGAACACAACACGCCGCATTTACTATCAGGTCAGGTCCCAAGATGGTCTGGTGTAAGGTGACCATGCAATCACTTAGTCACCCATTCGTTCATACAGTATGGCCAGATTAGTGATACTGGTTCCGTATTGTAAAGAAAATCTTCTTCACCATTTATAATGTTGCATTAAAGTTTTCAGCTTGGCTGAAAACGGTAGgccactttttaaaaaaatgtcacaaCATGTAATATAGCCTATTTTTAAAGTGTATGTTCATACAGTATGTAATAACAGCTATATCAGCCAAAATAAAGGAAAAGAGTAACTCAAGTGAAACGAGCCATTCCATTTATATAGTTGATTTCTTCCACTTAAATCATTTAGCCACAGATGGATTGTTGCCATGCAACAAAGTAGTTACAAGTAACAagtattttattgtcagatgcacagaatgacacagggtcagactgggcactgaaattccttaggacaaggcacaacctaccataacatgacataacatagtataacataacctgacatacactctgtacaagtactctgaagtACATAATTTACACGtgttaaacatataataacatatacatataatataacatgtaataaccttactaaatatacaagataatatacaatacagtatgcaaacatataataacctatacatataatactaacatataacatacaatACACATGTAATAAACTATGCTGACCTattaaacctatactaacctacagacaaatccagtgtgggagttacaggtagtgcaatattccTGATACAgtattactgctagtgcaaacagtcagttgaaagtgacagtgtatgtaagtgtagtgcaaacagtaatttgaagtgacagtgtatgtaaagtGTCGAGTGCGAAAGTGGCGATTGtgtatcaatgtccatttagcagcctgatggccctcgggAAGAAACGGTTCTCCAGTCTGCGGGTACGAGACCGGATGCTACGGTACCGCCTGCCAGAAGTAACAATCAATAAAGACACATAGAATGTTCTGCTAAAACGATTTGCTCCAAAAGCAGTAGTACTGCTTGAAGTCAGTGACACAGTCTGTCCTTGTTTGAAATCCACCAGTTTGTAAATGAATCTCTCAGCCCCTTCTCATATTCCCACACAGCAGTAGACTGATACATCTGGCTTCGACCCGCAGCAGGGGATCCTCACACATCCCTGTTTGTTGGTGTCTCCCTGCTCTGACATATTTAAATGAACTCATAAAGATTCTCTTAAAGTAGAAAAACTGTCTAGTGAGTCCCTGGAGTAGGATTATAAAAACGTAATGTGTTAGCTCTGTGacgctgtctctttctccctccctcactcactcactcattctctctccttctcactctccctctctctctccctctctccccatagAAACACTATGCCCAGAGAAAGGTGATGGGTACATCTCAGTCCAGCAACATGGTCCTTCTCCCCcggacagaacacagcagaAGTGCAGCGCAAAAGCACTGCAGTCCACGTTCACCCATAAGGCAATAAAGAAGGATGTTTCTGCGTATGAACCAAATATCAGTTTCATAAACTTTATTTATGTTCTAAATTGGTCAGATTAAAAGTAAATGATTTCATGAAGGACATGCGTCACACTGGTCACTGTGGTGAATGAGattgttt is part of the Clupea harengus chromosome 6, Ch_v2.0.2, whole genome shotgun sequence genome and harbors:
- the LOC105897428 gene encoding uncharacterized protein C4orf45, with product MARVLNHANPSSPKESPRYGQRMIFTGPDGIGDYRTKQHDSPRFIGIGPLSPESSADLDYLFRAAPGTLPPLSKDGYVCGVGWGLEYSFALNARTLLSDNQFKLGEFRTAMEDRITHRYQNPWFEPPHFLDRQPAGARGWMAWWTQ